One genomic window of Ruminococcus gauvreauii includes the following:
- a CDS encoding 3'-5' exonuclease, whose protein sequence is MKTCVVLDLETTGLRPKTDRILEIGALKIVDGCTADSYHVLVNPQMQIPYRIQELTGITQAMAEEGEESEAALKGFLDFCGELPLLGHNIMFDYSFVKHKAVNLGLKFEKEAVDTLKIARMALPDLASRSLAALCRYYHIDQGDAHRALDDTKSTWQLYQCLERDFMESRPEIFKPQRLIYTVKKQGPITFSQKVYLNDLLRYHRIETNVTIESLTKSEASRMIDKIILNHGRIKR, encoded by the coding sequence ATGAAAACGTGTGTTGTACTGGATCTCGAGACAACAGGGCTGCGTCCTAAAACCGACCGTATCCTGGAGATCGGGGCGCTTAAAATTGTAGACGGATGCACGGCCGATTCCTATCATGTGCTCGTTAACCCGCAGATGCAGATCCCTTATCGGATACAGGAGCTGACGGGTATTACGCAGGCGATGGCGGAAGAGGGCGAAGAGTCAGAGGCTGCGCTTAAAGGTTTTCTGGACTTCTGCGGAGAACTTCCTCTTCTCGGGCATAACATCATGTTTGATTACAGCTTTGTCAAGCACAAAGCTGTAAATCTGGGACTGAAGTTTGAAAAGGAAGCGGTGGATACGCTGAAAATCGCGAGAATGGCGCTGCCCGACCTGGCCAGCCGCAGTCTTGCAGCACTCTGCAGGTATTACCATATAGATCAGGGCGATGCGCACCGGGCGCTTGATGATACGAAGAGTACCTGGCAGCTGTATCAATGTCTGGAACGGGATTTTATGGAAAGCCGTCCTGAGATTTTCAAGCCTCAGAGACTGATATATACGGTAAAAAAACAGGGGCCAATCACATTTTCACAAAAAGTTTACTTGAATGATTTGCTCAGATATCATAGAATAGAGACGAATGTAACAATTGAAAGTCTTACCAAAAGTGAGGCGTCCAGAATGATTGATAAAATCATATTAAATCATGGAAGAATAAAGAGGTAA
- the nth gene encoding endonuclease III: MTKRTKEILNLLDETYTREYKCYLDHESPEQLLIATMLSAQCTDARVNIVTKDLFVKYPDMEAFAGAELHELEQDIKSTGFYHNKAKNLIGCAKKIVEEYGGKVPESMEALVSLPGVGRKTANVIRGNIFHEPSIVVDTHVKRISRRLGLTGEDDPEKIEYDLMRVLPKDHWILYNIQIITFGRQICFARSPKCEDCFLTKYCREYGEMKK, encoded by the coding sequence ATGACAAAGAGGACAAAAGAGATACTAAATCTTCTGGATGAGACATACACAAGAGAATACAAGTGTTATCTGGATCACGAGAGTCCGGAACAGCTGCTGATCGCGACTATGCTGAGTGCGCAGTGTACGGATGCAAGAGTCAATATTGTGACAAAAGATTTATTTGTGAAATATCCCGATATGGAGGCGTTTGCAGGTGCAGAGCTTCATGAACTGGAACAGGACATCAAGTCGACAGGGTTTTATCACAATAAGGCAAAGAATCTGATCGGCTGTGCCAAAAAAATTGTGGAGGAATACGGCGGAAAGGTACCGGAAAGTATGGAAGCGCTGGTATCACTTCCCGGTGTGGGGAGAAAAACGGCAAATGTGATCCGCGGGAACATTTTTCACGAGCCCAGCATCGTCGTCGATACCCACGTAAAGAGGATTTCACGCAGGCTTGGACTGACCGGTGAAGATGACCCGGAGAAGATAGAGTATGATTTGATGCGGGTGCTTCCAAAAGATCACTGGATACTGTATAATATCCAGATCATTACGTTTGGACGGCAGATCTGTTTTGCCCGCAGTCCGAAATGTGAGGACTGTTTTTTGACAAAATACTGCAGAGAGTATGGTGAAATGAAAAAATGA
- a CDS encoding AIR synthase family protein, with the protein MKIGKLPESVLVRSILKQVKHRRDEVLVGPGVGQDCAALQLKEGEVFVMSTDPITGTTKDLGSHSIHITANDLAASGAEPVGVMLTAMLPDTVEEPEIRRLMQDIERTCEQLGMEVLGGHTEITNVVLQPLISVTGVGKIRREELLSTMQMKPHQDIVISKWIGLEATTILAKEKDEELRRVFSEDFISTAKGFDAFLSVVEDARIAKKCQVSAMHDITEGGVFGALWEMAEGAGVGLEVDLKKIPIRQETVEICEFFGVNPYLIMSSGSMMIAADDGLLVVQELKKAGIEATVIGRTTAGNDRILRNGDDVRYLDRPQTDELYKVLG; encoded by the coding sequence ATGAAAATTGGGAAATTGCCGGAGAGTGTTCTGGTGCGTTCGATTTTAAAACAGGTGAAACACAGGAGAGATGAGGTTCTGGTCGGGCCCGGTGTAGGACAGGATTGTGCTGCGCTGCAGCTGAAGGAGGGGGAAGTGTTTGTGATGTCCACAGATCCCATTACGGGAACCACCAAAGACCTGGGGAGCCACAGTATCCATATCACGGCAAATGATCTGGCGGCTTCAGGCGCAGAACCGGTTGGCGTCATGCTGACGGCCATGCTTCCGGATACCGTGGAGGAGCCGGAGATACGCAGGTTGATGCAGGACATTGAGAGGACATGTGAACAACTTGGGATGGAAGTGCTGGGAGGCCATACAGAGATCACCAACGTCGTTCTTCAGCCGCTGATCTCTGTTACCGGAGTGGGAAAGATCCGGCGTGAAGAGCTGCTCTCAACTATGCAGATGAAACCGCATCAGGATATCGTCATCAGCAAATGGATCGGACTGGAGGCGACCACGATCCTGGCGAAAGAGAAGGATGAAGAACTCAGACGCGTATTTTCCGAGGATTTTATCAGCACAGCGAAAGGTTTTGACGCTTTTCTCTCTGTGGTGGAGGACGCCAGGATTGCAAAGAAGTGTCAAGTTTCCGCCATGCATGATATCACGGAAGGCGGCGTGTTCGGCGCACTCTGGGAGATGGCGGAGGGTGCCGGCGTCGGTCTTGAAGTCGATCTGAAAAAAATACCGATAAGGCAGGAGACCGTGGAGATCTGTGAGTTTTTCGGCGTGAATCCATACCTGATCATGTCAAGCGGTTCCATGATGATCGCGGCGGATGACGGACTCCTGGTCGTGCAGGAGTTGAAGAAAGCCGGGATAGAAGCCACGGTGATCGGACGCACAACAGCCGGAAATGACAGGATTCTGCGAAACGGTGATGACGTACGGTATCTGGACCGTCCGCAGACGGATGAGTTGTACAAGGTACTGGGATAA
- a CDS encoding VanW family protein → MQKSRVATNIAIFIICLFFSMISARQVFADAETSPVILEGVFIDGVDVSGMTREEAVLAVADHMEDIKGYHIQMHIGDHIVSATAGELGLYWKNEDVVDKALAFGQAGNIVSRYKAKQDLQQETVRFVLEYGVKADTAKAMLNEKCVPLDCEPQNASMTRTEDGFQIVKETQGVKIKVDESVEVLSEYLSNLWRTGLGVVELPAEITEPEHKSSELEQVQDILGSASTDYSSSSSARAQNIVTGTGFLNGSVLYPGESFSVESALVPFSAENGYEPAPSYENGDVVDSYGGGICQVSTTLYMALLRAEIEITERYNHSMIVKYVKPSMDAAIAEGSKDLQFVNNLDAPVYIEGYTDGGEVGFVIYGKEFRPENRKVTYESETLETVEPTVELTASQDPLGTIRQTSSSHTGYTACLWKTVTVDGVEESREQVNSSTYNMTPTRYTVGVSTSDGTAASEIQAAVDSNDLDKVYSVINKYS, encoded by the coding sequence ATGCAAAAAAGTAGAGTAGCAACGAATATCGCGATATTTATAATCTGCCTGTTTTTCAGCATGATCAGTGCGAGACAGGTGTTTGCAGATGCAGAGACCTCCCCGGTGATACTGGAGGGGGTTTTTATTGACGGCGTGGATGTGTCGGGGATGACACGCGAGGAGGCTGTCCTGGCGGTTGCAGACCATATGGAGGATATCAAGGGCTATCACATACAGATGCATATCGGCGACCACATTGTAAGCGCCACAGCCGGTGAGCTCGGTCTCTACTGGAAGAATGAGGATGTTGTGGATAAAGCGCTTGCCTTTGGACAGGCAGGCAATATTGTAAGCCGGTATAAGGCAAAACAGGATCTTCAGCAGGAGACTGTCCGCTTTGTACTGGAATACGGCGTGAAAGCGGATACGGCAAAAGCAATGCTGAACGAGAAGTGTGTTCCGCTGGACTGTGAACCGCAGAATGCATCGATGACGCGTACGGAAGATGGATTTCAGATAGTAAAAGAGACCCAGGGTGTGAAGATCAAAGTTGATGAGTCGGTGGAGGTATTGTCTGAATACCTCTCTAACCTCTGGAGAACCGGACTCGGAGTGGTCGAGCTTCCGGCAGAGATCACGGAGCCGGAGCATAAATCGTCAGAGCTTGAACAGGTTCAGGATATTCTCGGGAGTGCGAGCACAGACTACTCGTCGAGCAGTTCGGCGAGGGCACAGAATATTGTGACGGGGACCGGTTTCCTCAACGGGTCTGTGCTTTATCCGGGGGAATCGTTCTCGGTGGAGAGTGCCCTGGTCCCGTTCAGCGCTGAAAATGGATACGAACCGGCACCGTCCTATGAGAATGGGGATGTGGTGGACAGCTACGGCGGCGGCATCTGTCAGGTTTCCACGACGCTTTATATGGCTCTGCTGCGGGCTGAGATCGAGATAACGGAACGATATAATCATTCCATGATCGTCAAATATGTGAAACCGTCTATGGATGCTGCGATCGCAGAAGGGTCTAAGGATCTTCAGTTTGTCAATAACCTGGATGCGCCGGTTTATATCGAAGGTTATACGGACGGAGGAGAAGTCGGTTTTGTAATCTATGGAAAAGAATTCCGTCCGGAGAATCGGAAGGTCACGTATGAGAGTGAGACTCTCGAGACGGTAGAACCGACGGTGGAACTGACGGCGTCTCAGGATCCGCTTGGGACGATCAGGCAGACCTCCTCCTCTCATACAGGATACACCGCCTGCCTGTGGAAGACCGTGACGGTGGACGGTGTGGAGGAGAGCCGCGAACAGGTGAACAGCAGTACATATAATATGACGCCGACACGGTATACTGTAGGAGTCAGCACAAGTGACGGCACGGCTGCATCTGAAATTCAGGCAGCTGTAGACTCGAATGACCTCGATAAGGTGTATTCGGTGATCAACAAATACAGTTGA
- a CDS encoding tRNA (cytidine(34)-2'-O)-methyltransferase, with product MALNIVLYEPEIPANTGNIGRTCVASGTRLHLIEPLGFLLNEKQIRRAGMDYWKDLDVTRYMNYEDFLTKNSGAKIYMASTKAPRIYTDVQYEDDCYIMFGKESAGIPEEILLEHQDTAVRIPMMNGIRSLNLGNSVAIVLYEALRQRQFAHMQMEGHLTKYDWK from the coding sequence ATGGCATTGAACATTGTATTGTATGAGCCGGAGATACCGGCGAACACGGGAAACATCGGCAGAACATGCGTGGCTTCCGGCACAAGACTTCATCTGATCGAACCGCTTGGTTTTCTGCTGAATGAAAAACAGATCAGACGTGCGGGAATGGATTACTGGAAAGACCTGGATGTGACACGCTATATGAACTATGAGGATTTTCTGACTAAAAATTCCGGTGCCAAAATTTATATGGCATCGACGAAGGCGCCGCGTATCTATACGGACGTGCAGTATGAGGACGACTGTTATATTATGTTCGGAAAGGAAAGCGCAGGGATTCCGGAGGAGATACTTCTGGAACATCAGGACACCGCGGTCAGGATACCGATGATGAACGGAATACGTTCCCTCAATCTCGGGAATTCTGTCGCCATCGTGCTGTATGAAGCGCTTCGCCAGCGTCAGTTTGCGCATATGCAGATGGAAGGCCATCTGACAAAATATGATTGGAAATAG
- a CDS encoding RrF2 family transcriptional regulator has protein sequence MKISTKGRYALRLMLDLALHQEEGPVRIKDVAQRQEISTKYLEQIISILVRAGYVKSLRGAQGGYQLIRQPGEYSVGAILRLTEGSLCPVACLEDHPNQCPRQGECVTLRIWNELDAAIKSVVDKYTLADLMEWQNEKVLDYII, from the coding sequence ATGAAAATTTCCACAAAAGGACGGTATGCACTGCGGCTGATGCTGGATCTTGCCCTTCATCAGGAAGAGGGCCCGGTTCGTATCAAGGATGTAGCTCAGAGACAGGAGATCTCTACCAAGTATCTGGAACAGATTATTTCTATTCTGGTCCGTGCCGGATACGTTAAAAGTTTACGCGGCGCTCAGGGCGGCTATCAGCTTATCAGGCAGCCCGGGGAATACTCAGTCGGAGCAATTTTAAGGCTGACGGAAGGAAGCCTTTGCCCGGTTGCCTGCCTCGAAGATCATCCGAACCAATGTCCCCGGCAGGGTGAGTGCGTGACGCTTCGGATATGGAATGAACTGGATGCCGCTATTAAGAGCGTGGTCGATAAGTATACATTGGCGGATCTGATGGAGTGGCAAAATGAAAAGGTGCTGGATTATATTATTTGA
- a CDS encoding B12-binding domain-containing radical SAM protein: MKILLAAVNAKYIHSNLAVYSLYRYTRKYRKYVTMQEYTINQKTEDIMQSIYRQRPDVLCFSCYIWNISIVRELASELHKVLPGMKIWLGGPEVSYDAARELERMPYAAGVMRGEGEETFLQLVRHYADRTAALDEIAGITYRNSKGDITENPGRNPVDMGDIPFPYEELTEFTHRIIYYETSRGCPFSCSYCLSSIDRRLRFRPLDLVRKELAYFLENRVKQVKFVDRTFNCRKDHARAIWRYLLEHDNGVTNFHFEIAADLLDEEDFDILSRMRPGLVQLEIGIQSTNPDTLREIKRTMDFDKVCAAVKTVQGFHNIHQHLDLIAGLPYEGYDSFRKSFNDVFSLRPEQLQLGFLKVLKGSYMWEQAGMYGCVWREHEPYEVLFTDWISYEELLELKRVEEMVEVYYNSGQFAYTMDFLAAQLGTPIDCFEALGRYYEEHGCLGISHSRARRYEILLEFIQEVCPGALPECKDLLTFDYYLRENAKSRPAWSPEPTVSQTEVKRIYDSLYDSLLSHYHGFDHRQIRRMTHMEAFDCGVVLFDYERRNPLTNDASWHLIRSEDTDDKEDKRDTKSSG, translated from the coding sequence ATGAAGATTTTGCTGGCTGCTGTTAATGCCAAATACATTCACTCGAATCTGGCGGTATACAGTCTTTACCGTTATACGAGAAAATATCGGAAATATGTGACGATGCAGGAATACACGATCAACCAGAAGACGGAAGATATCATGCAGAGCATCTACCGGCAGCGACCGGACGTACTGTGTTTCTCATGCTATATCTGGAATATTTCGATTGTCAGAGAGCTGGCTTCGGAGCTGCACAAAGTATTGCCTGGTATGAAGATCTGGCTGGGGGGACCGGAGGTATCGTATGATGCTGCCCGGGAACTGGAACGGATGCCATATGCTGCGGGCGTGATGCGCGGCGAAGGAGAAGAGACCTTTTTGCAGCTGGTGCGCCATTACGCAGATCGGACAGCGGCGCTGGATGAGATTGCCGGGATCACCTACCGGAACTCAAAAGGAGATATCACAGAGAATCCCGGGCGAAATCCGGTGGATATGGGGGACATTCCATTTCCATACGAGGAACTGACGGAATTTACCCACAGAATCATCTATTATGAGACGAGCAGAGGCTGCCCCTTCTCCTGCAGTTATTGTCTTTCTTCCATAGATAGAAGACTGCGGTTCCGTCCCCTGGATCTGGTGAGAAAGGAACTGGCATATTTTCTTGAAAACCGTGTGAAGCAGGTAAAGTTTGTGGATCGGACTTTCAACTGCAGAAAGGACCATGCGAGGGCGATCTGGCGGTATCTGCTGGAACATGACAATGGCGTGACGAACTTTCATTTTGAGATTGCGGCGGATCTTCTTGACGAGGAGGATTTCGACATTCTATCGCGGATGCGTCCCGGGCTGGTGCAGCTGGAGATCGGAATACAGTCGACAAATCCGGATACACTGAGGGAAATCAAAAGAACGATGGATTTCGATAAAGTGTGTGCCGCTGTAAAAACTGTTCAGGGGTTTCACAATATCCATCAGCACCTGGACCTGATCGCGGGGCTTCCATATGAGGGATATGACAGCTTCCGGAAATCATTTAATGATGTGTTCAGTCTGCGCCCGGAACAGCTGCAGCTTGGCTTCCTGAAAGTTCTGAAGGGTTCATATATGTGGGAGCAGGCCGGCATGTACGGGTGTGTCTGGAGAGAACATGAGCCGTATGAGGTATTATTTACCGATTGGATTTCGTATGAGGAACTGTTAGAGTTAAAACGGGTGGAAGAAATGGTTGAGGTGTATTATAACAGCGGCCAGTTTGCATATACCATGGACTTTCTGGCAGCGCAGCTGGGTACGCCGATCGACTGTTTTGAAGCACTGGGACGATACTATGAAGAGCACGGCTGCCTGGGGATTTCTCATTCCCGGGCCCGGCGCTATGAGATACTGCTGGAGTTTATTCAGGAAGTCTGTCCGGGTGCGCTCCCAGAATGTAAGGATCTGCTTACTTTTGATTATTATCTCAGGGAAAATGCGAAAAGCCGTCCGGCATGGTCGCCGGAACCGACTGTCAGCCAGACGGAGGTGAAGCGTATCTATGACAGTCTGTATGACAGCCTTCTTTCTCATTACCATGGGTTTGATCACCGGCAGATTCGGAGAATGACACATATGGAAGCGTTTGACTGTGGGGTTGTACTGTTCGACTATGAGCGGCGTAATCCTCTGACGAACGATGCCAGCTGGCACCTCATAAGGAGTGAAGATACCGATGACAAAGAGGACAAAAGAGATACTAAATCTTCTGGATGA
- a CDS encoding O-acetylhomoserine aminocarboxypropyltransferase/cysteine synthase family protein — protein MKTKRTDRKLKFETLQLHVGQEQPDPATDARAVPIYQTSSFVFHDCDHAEARFNLSDAGNIYGRLTNPTEDVFERRVAALEGGAAALAVASGAAAIAYTFQNLAQSGDHIVAAKNIYGGTYNFLAHTFSEFGVTTTFVNPLEEGAFEKAIQENTKALFIETLGNPNSEVVDIEAIAEIAHSHKIPLVIDNTFGTPYLIRPIEYGADIVVHSATKFIGGHGTTIGGVIVDSGKFDWEASGKFPLLSEPNKSYHGVSFTGAAGPAAFVTRIRAILLRDTGATLSPFHAFLFLQGLETLSLRVERHVENALKVVDFLKNHPQVEAVHHPSVSADANQQNLYSRYFPNGGGSIFTFEIKGGKQEAKTFIDNLELFSLLANVADAKSLVIHPATTTHAQLNEEEQKEQGILPNTIRLSIGLENIDDIIEDLEVAFEAAKE, from the coding sequence ATGAAGACCAAAAGAACAGACAGAAAACTGAAATTTGAGACTTTACAGCTGCACGTAGGACAGGAACAGCCGGACCCGGCAACCGATGCCAGGGCCGTTCCGATTTATCAGACTTCATCGTTCGTATTTCATGACTGCGATCATGCAGAGGCAAGATTTAATCTTTCTGATGCAGGAAACATCTATGGACGTCTCACAAACCCCACGGAAGATGTATTTGAACGCAGAGTAGCGGCGCTGGAGGGCGGTGCAGCAGCGCTTGCAGTCGCATCGGGAGCAGCGGCGATCGCATATACGTTCCAGAATCTCGCTCAGAGTGGAGATCATATCGTTGCGGCTAAAAATATTTACGGCGGTACTTATAATTTCCTGGCGCATACGTTTTCTGAATTTGGTGTGACGACGACTTTTGTGAATCCATTAGAAGAAGGCGCTTTTGAAAAAGCAATACAGGAAAATACAAAGGCGTTGTTTATTGAGACTCTTGGAAATCCTAATTCTGAAGTTGTGGATATTGAAGCGATTGCAGAGATTGCACACAGTCACAAAATACCGCTGGTTATTGACAATACCTTCGGAACACCTTATTTAATTCGTCCGATCGAGTATGGGGCAGATATTGTTGTTCATTCGGCGACCAAATTTATCGGAGGCCACGGTACGACGATCGGCGGTGTCATCGTAGACAGCGGGAAATTTGACTGGGAAGCTTCCGGTAAATTCCCGTTACTTTCAGAGCCAAACAAAAGCTATCACGGTGTCAGCTTTACAGGAGCGGCAGGGCCGGCGGCGTTCGTGACAAGAATCCGTGCGATTCTGCTGAGGGATACCGGGGCTACGCTGTCACCGTTTCACGCATTTCTGTTCTTGCAGGGACTGGAAACGCTGTCACTTCGCGTTGAACGCCATGTGGAAAACGCGCTGAAGGTGGTTGATTTTCTGAAAAATCATCCGCAGGTGGAGGCGGTACATCACCCGTCAGTATCAGCTGATGCTAACCAGCAGAACCTTTACAGCAGATATTTTCCGAACGGCGGAGGCTCGATTTTTACATTTGAAATCAAAGGCGGAAAACAGGAGGCAAAAACTTTTATTGACAATCTGGAGCTGTTTTCTCTTCTGGCAAATGTAGCGGATGCCAAATCACTGGTGATTCATCCTGCCACAACAACTCATGCGCAGCTGAATGAAGAGGAACAGAAAGAGCAGGGAATTCTTCCGAACACGATCAGGCTTTCCATCGGACTCGAAAATATCGACGATATCATTGAGGACCTGGAAGTGGCTTTTGAGGCGGCAAAAGAATGA
- the glyA gene encoding serine hydroxymethyltransferase, which yields MYSIHEIENVDPEIAKAIEDEIARQNSHIELIASENWVSKAVMAAMGSPLTNKYAEGYPGKRYYGGCECVDVVEELAIDRAKQLFGCEYVNVQPHSGAQANMAVFFAALKPGDTVMGMNLAHGGHLSHGSKANMSGAYFHIVPYGVNSEGFIDYDEVRRIALECSPKMIVCGASAYARTIDFKKFREIADEVGAYLMADIAHIAGLVATGQHPSPIPYAHVTTTTTHKTLRGPRGGMIMCSNAVADELHLNKAVFPGIQGGPLMHVIAAKAVCFKEALQPEYKEYQANIVKNAKALCAGLMNRGIKIVSGGTDNHLMLVDLTNTNVTGKEMEHLLDEANITCNKNTIPNDPQSANVTSGVRLGTAAVTARGMNADDMDKIAEAIALMVESADNSSKAKAIVEELTARYPLNA from the coding sequence ATGTATTCAATTCATGAAATAGAAAACGTAGATCCGGAGATAGCAAAAGCAATTGAGGATGAAATTGCGAGACAGAATTCACACATTGAACTGATCGCATCGGAGAACTGGGTGAGCAAAGCTGTTATGGCTGCGATGGGATCACCGCTGACCAACAAATACGCAGAAGGATATCCGGGAAAACGTTATTATGGAGGATGTGAATGCGTTGATGTTGTAGAGGAACTCGCAATTGACCGTGCAAAACAGCTGTTTGGATGCGAGTACGTGAATGTTCAGCCACACTCGGGGGCACAGGCCAATATGGCGGTATTCTTTGCGGCACTGAAGCCGGGGGATACAGTTATGGGAATGAACCTTGCACATGGCGGACATCTTTCTCATGGAAGCAAGGCAAATATGTCGGGTGCATATTTTCATATCGTACCGTACGGTGTTAATAGTGAGGGATTCATCGATTATGATGAAGTCCGCAGAATTGCACTGGAATGCAGCCCCAAAATGATCGTATGCGGAGCGAGTGCATATGCGAGAACGATCGATTTTAAAAAGTTCCGTGAGATTGCGGATGAAGTCGGTGCATACCTGATGGCAGATATTGCGCATATTGCCGGTCTTGTGGCAACCGGACAGCATCCGAGTCCGATTCCGTACGCTCATGTTACGACGACGACGACGCATAAGACGCTGCGCGGACCCCGTGGCGGTATGATCATGTGCAGCAATGCTGTTGCAGACGAGCTGCATCTGAACAAAGCCGTGTTCCCTGGAATTCAGGGCGGTCCGCTGATGCATGTGATCGCTGCAAAAGCTGTCTGTTTCAAGGAGGCGCTGCAGCCGGAATATAAAGAGTATCAGGCAAATATCGTAAAGAATGCGAAAGCACTCTGTGCGGGTCTCATGAACCGTGGAATTAAGATCGTATCCGGGGGGACGGATAACCATCTGATGCTCGTAGACCTCACAAATACGAATGTAACAGGCAAAGAGATGGAGCATCTGCTGGATGAGGCAAACATCACCTGCAATAAGAATACAATTCCGAATGATCCGCAGTCTGCGAATGTGACAAGCGGTGTCCGCCTGGGGACTGCCGCTGTAACAGCACGCGGTATGAATGCGGATGATATGGATAAAATTGCGGAGGCGATTGCTTTAATGGTAGAAAGCGCTGACAACAGCAGTAAAGCTAAAGCCATTGTTGAGGAACTGACAGCGAGATATCCGCTGAATGCATAA
- a CDS encoding iron-containing alcohol dehydrogenase → MLNFEYYTPTRVVFGKNTEAQVGKLIKDQNCKKVLVHYGGQSAVKSGLLDRIYTSLNEASIDYVSLGGVVPNPRISKAREGIELCRKEGVDFILAVGGGSVIDSAKAIGYGAACGGDVWDFFIKKRVADHCLPIGCVLTIAAAGSEMSDSAVLTNEDGWLKRSYKSNLCRCRFAVLNPELTYTLPAYQTASGCVDILMHTMERYFNNQTMELTDQLCEALMKTVMMNARILIQEPENYNARAEIMWAGSLSHNGLMGCGTDGGDWASHQLEHELGGMFDVAHGAGLAAVWGSWARYVLPHNTERFAQFAANVFSIPCDSDLESAALRGIEAMENFYRFVNMPTSISEMGISLTDEQIDTLAYKCSFENQRTIGVIKPLNMEDIRKVYEMAR, encoded by the coding sequence ATGTTAAACTTTGAATACTACACCCCTACCCGTGTCGTTTTCGGCAAGAATACCGAAGCACAGGTCGGTAAACTTATTAAAGACCAGAACTGCAAGAAAGTCCTCGTTCATTACGGCGGACAGAGTGCCGTCAAATCAGGTCTTCTGGACCGCATATACACTTCATTAAATGAAGCCTCCATAGACTATGTCTCTCTCGGTGGAGTTGTTCCGAACCCCCGGATCTCAAAAGCCCGTGAAGGCATTGAGCTATGCCGTAAGGAGGGAGTGGATTTTATTCTCGCTGTCGGCGGCGGAAGTGTAATCGACTCTGCGAAAGCAATCGGCTACGGGGCTGCCTGCGGCGGGGATGTCTGGGACTTCTTCATAAAAAAACGCGTGGCGGACCACTGCCTGCCGATCGGCTGTGTCCTCACCATCGCTGCCGCCGGAAGTGAGATGAGTGACTCGGCAGTACTGACCAACGAGGATGGCTGGCTAAAACGCAGCTACAAGAGCAATCTATGCCGCTGCCGATTCGCAGTGCTGAACCCGGAACTCACCTACACGCTTCCTGCTTATCAGACTGCCAGCGGCTGCGTGGATATCCTGATGCATACGATGGAGCGTTATTTTAACAACCAGACCATGGAACTGACAGACCAGCTGTGTGAAGCGCTCATGAAAACGGTGATGATGAATGCCAGGATCCTGATTCAGGAACCGGAAAACTATAATGCCCGTGCAGAAATCATGTGGGCAGGAAGCCTATCCCACAACGGCCTGATGGGCTGCGGTACCGACGGCGGGGACTGGGCATCTCATCAGCTCGAGCACGAACTCGGCGGCATGTTCGACGTCGCTCACGGAGCCGGACTCGCCGCTGTCTGGGGCAGCTGGGCACGCTATGTCCTTCCGCATAACACCGAACGGTTCGCCCAGTTCGCAGCCAATGTATTTTCCATTCCATGCGACAGCGACCTGGAATCCGCCGCTCTCAGGGGAATCGAAGCCATGGAAAACTTCTACCGCTTCGTGAATATGCCAACCTCAATCTCAGAGATGGGAATCTCGCTGACAGATGAACAGATCGATACACTCGCCTATAAGTGCAGCTTTGAAAATCAGCGTACCATCGGCGTAATCAAACCGCTTAATATGGAAGATATCCGTAAGGTATATGAGATGGCAAGATAA